A genomic segment from Idiomarina piscisalsi encodes:
- the recF gene encoding DNA replication/repair protein RecF (All proteins in this family for which functions are known are DNA-binding proteins that assist the filamentation of RecA onto DNA for the initiation of recombination or recombinational repair.), whose protein sequence is MFINSLNLSHFRNFQEVAISPDRHINLITGSNGSGKTSLLEAIYLLGFGRSFRPGGFRQLINESAEQFTIFCRTENHSIGVRRTTAGEQTLRLNNTNATKMSEVARLVPVQLLTPESVDILLEGPSLRRQFLDWGVFHVEHSFYRNWVSYTQILKQRNSLLKQYSASANQDKYWVEQLSHYGELITVSRENYLKELADYIQELAKSFLSNVTIEVRLKKGWDSTQSLFSALESHTDKDKKYGFTSVGPHKADIKILADGVDVKHRLSRGQLKVLVSALKLAQGKHFQTMKNESCVYLVDDLTSELDAENQRLFCQQLEQLDAQVFVTAITGKQLSDKFQKSPKMFHVEHGAINE, encoded by the coding sequence ATGTTTATAAACTCGCTCAATTTAAGCCACTTCCGAAACTTCCAGGAAGTGGCCATCTCTCCTGATAGACATATCAATTTAATTACCGGCAGTAATGGGTCTGGTAAAACGAGTCTTTTAGAAGCAATTTACTTATTGGGTTTTGGGCGGTCTTTTCGACCCGGTGGATTTCGGCAGCTTATTAATGAAAGCGCTGAGCAATTTACGATTTTCTGCCGTACAGAAAATCACTCAATTGGCGTTAGAAGGACAACCGCGGGTGAGCAAACGCTGCGACTGAATAATACAAACGCAACAAAAATGTCAGAGGTGGCTCGCTTAGTCCCCGTTCAACTGTTGACGCCTGAGTCTGTAGACATTCTTTTAGAAGGACCAAGTTTACGGCGCCAATTTTTAGATTGGGGAGTGTTCCACGTGGAACATTCGTTTTATCGAAATTGGGTGTCTTACACTCAGATACTGAAACAAAGAAACAGTTTATTAAAGCAATACTCGGCCTCCGCAAATCAGGATAAATATTGGGTTGAGCAGCTTTCGCATTATGGCGAGCTTATTACGGTCAGCCGTGAAAATTATTTGAAAGAACTGGCGGATTATATACAAGAATTAGCGAAATCTTTCCTCTCAAATGTTACAATCGAGGTTCGATTAAAAAAAGGGTGGGATAGTACCCAGTCACTTTTTTCGGCCTTAGAAAGCCATACAGACAAAGATAAGAAATACGGCTTTACATCGGTAGGTCCGCATAAAGCGGATATTAAAATTTTGGCAGATGGGGTGGATGTAAAACATCGTTTGTCGCGCGGTCAGTTAAAGGTGCTGGTTTCAGCATTGAAATTAGCGCAGGGAAAACACTTTCAGACGATGAAAAATGAGTCCTGTGTTTATTTGGTTGATGATCTGACATCTGAACTGGATGCAGAAAATCAGCGATTGTTTTGCCAACAGCTTGAACAACTAGATGCGCAAGTATTTGTCACAGCGATTACTGGTAAGCAGTTGTCGGATAAATTTCAAAAATCGCCCAAAATGTTCCACGTGGAACATGGGGCAATAAACGAATGA